A genomic region of Rhodohalobacter sp. 614A contains the following coding sequences:
- a CDS encoding 3-deoxy-7-phosphoheptulonate synthase class II encodes MSTIAKRANKIEVPDLMEGHGWHPLSWNDKEIEQLPEYPDTAELQAAFEELKSLPPLITSWEIEALKEKLARVSKGEAFLLQGGDCAETFDACRSPKLVNLLKVILQMSFIMIHEMGTEVVRVGRIAGQYAKPRSKDFEEVNGEKMLNYRGDLINSFKPDVEARKPDPRRLLEAYQKSALSLNFLRALSDEGFADLQHPEQWELDFMHNNEFYKDYESMVASINNAIKFMETITPNRFNTIHKVDLYTSHEALNLFYDSAQTRRVPRKQGWWNLSSHMVWLGNRTQQLDGAHVEYLKGIQNPVGIKVGPPFDLDNLLSMLDAINPSHEAGKIVLITRMGHGQVEKNLPSFIRAVKQNGHPVVWSCDPMHGNTYSTGNNIKTRKFEEILDEIRMTFDVHRSEASYLGGVHLELTGDNVTECVGGANGLNEDGLSHNYETYCDPRLNYEQSLEMAFLVAKEWNRSYR; translated from the coding sequence CGAGCCAATAAAATTGAAGTCCCCGATCTGATGGAAGGCCATGGTTGGCATCCGCTTTCCTGGAATGATAAAGAAATTGAACAACTCCCCGAGTATCCTGATACCGCAGAACTTCAGGCAGCATTTGAAGAATTGAAGTCACTTCCTCCGCTGATTACATCCTGGGAAATTGAAGCTTTAAAAGAAAAACTAGCCAGAGTTTCCAAAGGAGAAGCTTTTTTGTTGCAGGGAGGCGATTGTGCTGAAACGTTCGATGCCTGCCGCTCTCCAAAACTTGTAAATCTGCTGAAAGTGATTCTCCAGATGAGTTTCATTATGATTCATGAAATGGGAACCGAAGTGGTTCGTGTTGGCAGAATTGCGGGTCAGTATGCGAAGCCGCGTTCCAAAGATTTTGAAGAAGTGAACGGCGAAAAAATGCTGAATTATCGCGGAGATCTTATCAATAGCTTTAAACCCGATGTGGAGGCGAGAAAGCCGGATCCCAGGCGATTACTCGAAGCATATCAAAAATCGGCTTTATCATTAAACTTTTTGAGGGCTCTTTCTGATGAAGGATTTGCGGATTTGCAACATCCAGAACAGTGGGAACTCGATTTTATGCATAATAATGAGTTCTATAAAGATTATGAGAGCATGGTTGCCTCCATCAACAATGCCATCAAATTTATGGAGACCATTACTCCAAACCGGTTCAATACCATTCATAAAGTGGATCTCTATACGTCTCATGAAGCACTGAATCTTTTTTATGATTCTGCTCAAACAAGAAGAGTTCCAAGAAAACAGGGTTGGTGGAATTTAAGCTCGCATATGGTTTGGTTGGGCAATCGTACACAACAGCTTGATGGCGCACATGTTGAATATTTGAAAGGGATTCAAAATCCGGTAGGGATTAAAGTGGGTCCTCCTTTTGATCTGGATAACCTGCTTTCCATGCTCGATGCCATCAATCCGTCTCACGAAGCCGGGAAAATTGTTCTGATAACACGAATGGGACACGGACAGGTTGAAAAAAATCTCCCATCGTTTATCCGTGCTGTTAAACAAAATGGGCATCCGGTGGTTTGGAGCTGTGATCCTATGCATGGCAATACATATTCTACGGGAAATAACATCAAAACCCGGAAATTCGAAGAGATTCTTGATGAAATCAGAATGACGTTCGATGTTCATCGATCCGAAGCCAGCTACCTTGGCGGGGTTCACCTCGAGTTGACCGGAGATAACGTAACCGAATGTGTGGGTGGTGCTAATGGTTTGAACGAAGATGGCCTTAGCCACAACTACGAAACCTACTGTGATCCACGGCTGAATTACGAACAAAGCCTTGAAATGGCATTTCTGGTAGCGAAAGAATGGAATAGAAGTTATCGGTAA
- a CDS encoding Hsp20/alpha crystallin family protein, with product MTLIKYNQPGRDIFGKRFSDIMDEFFNDAVATRQTSFAPSIDISETDKQYLIDVELPGISKEDIDLNIENNTLTISGERKFEKKEDGKQYHRVESHYGSFSRSFTLPDNVKTDSINATYNNGILNITVDKSEQQMKKQIKIK from the coding sequence ATGACACTTATTAAATATAATCAGCCAGGTAGAGATATTTTCGGAAAGAGATTTTCAGACATTATGGACGAATTCTTTAATGATGCGGTAGCAACAAGACAAACGTCATTTGCACCAAGCATTGATATTTCCGAAACCGACAAACAATACCTTATTGATGTTGAGCTTCCCGGAATCAGCAAAGAAGACATCGACCTCAATATTGAAAACAACACATTGACCATTTCCGGCGAACGTAAGTTCGAGAAAAAAGAAGATGGCAAGCAATACCACAGAGTGGAATCACACTATGGCAGCTTCAGCCGATCTTTTACACTGCCGGACAATGTAAAAACTGACAGCATTAATGCCACTTACAACAATGGAATACTGAATATAACCGTTGATAAAAGTGAGCAGCAAATGAAGAAGCAGATTAAGATTAAGTAA
- a CDS encoding Do family serine endopeptidase, whose translation MMDRMKISILAMLTVVFLFLGMHYATDNGSDHASVFSMPEFNTAEVTKAEDAPISSLKDFNDAIVNIVDQTNKTVVTITTTQTVTRRQQSPFSFFFDDPRFNQEQEFSRQGLGSGVIVSEDGYILTNNHVIENADEITVRLFDDEELDAEIVGTDPASDIAVLKVDTGNELPAISLGDSENIRVGEMVLAIGSPLGQQFAHSVSMGIVSASGRSSLGLNSYENYIQTDAAINPGNSGGALINLDGELIGINTAIASRTGGYQGLGFAIPVNMARNVMEALITEGRVARGYLGITFGGEVDRTMARALGLENARGIVVGDVMSDGPAGEAGLKEGDVILELNGQRVQSWMDFRVKIGNRKPGDEITLGVFRDGERMDFDIELGELETEEMASNNIQNEDMDNLRETLGFSVEDLSDNIRRQLDLGEGVNGVIVSNISQASQAYRQGLQRGDVITRVGDEEVSTPNEFYSAIQSYINDETEAVLLRVNRQGRNVFIAIELQ comes from the coding sequence ATGATGGACAGAATGAAAATAAGTATCCTTGCTATGCTGACAGTTGTATTCCTGTTCCTGGGAATGCATTATGCAACTGATAATGGATCGGATCATGCATCTGTTTTTAGCATGCCTGAGTTTAACACTGCGGAGGTGACCAAAGCAGAAGATGCCCCCATTTCTTCGCTTAAGGATTTTAACGATGCAATTGTAAATATTGTAGATCAAACCAATAAAACAGTTGTTACCATTACTACCACTCAGACGGTAACGCGACGGCAACAATCCCCGTTTTCTTTTTTCTTTGATGATCCCCGGTTTAACCAGGAGCAGGAATTTAGCCGTCAGGGATTGGGTTCAGGCGTGATTGTTTCAGAAGATGGATACATCCTCACAAACAATCACGTGATTGAAAATGCCGATGAGATTACGGTCAGACTTTTTGACGATGAAGAATTGGATGCGGAAATCGTAGGGACAGATCCGGCCAGTGATATTGCCGTTTTAAAAGTAGATACCGGTAATGAACTTCCAGCCATCTCGTTAGGAGACAGTGAGAATATTCGGGTTGGGGAAATGGTGCTGGCAATTGGTAGCCCATTAGGGCAGCAATTTGCACACTCCGTTTCTATGGGAATTGTAAGTGCAAGCGGCCGTTCCTCTTTGGGGTTAAATTCTTATGAAAATTACATCCAAACCGATGCCGCAATCAACCCTGGAAATTCCGGCGGTGCTCTTATCAATCTTGATGGAGAACTAATTGGAATTAACACAGCGATTGCCAGCCGAACCGGCGGTTACCAGGGACTTGGTTTTGCTATCCCGGTAAATATGGCTCGCAATGTAATGGAAGCCTTGATTACAGAAGGCCGTGTTGCACGTGGCTATCTTGGAATTACCTTTGGCGGAGAAGTAGACCGTACGATGGCCCGAGCACTTGGGCTTGAAAATGCAAGAGGCATTGTAGTTGGAGATGTGATGTCGGACGGACCCGCCGGAGAAGCTGGCCTCAAAGAAGGAGATGTGATCTTGGAACTGAATGGTCAGCGGGTTCAAAGCTGGATGGACTTCAGAGTGAAGATCGGAAACCGCAAACCCGGCGATGAAATTACACTTGGAGTCTTCAGAGATGGCGAGCGAATGGATTTTGATATCGAGTTGGGAGAGTTGGAAACTGAAGAAATGGCATCCAATAACATTCAGAATGAAGACATGGACAATCTCAGGGAAACACTTGGTTTCTCAGTGGAAGACCTGTCAGACAATATTCGTCGCCAGCTTGACCTTGGAGAAGGCGTTAATGGTGTAATTGTGAGCAATATCTCGCAAGCAAGCCAGGCTTATCGACAAGGTCTGCAACGTGGTGATGTGATTACGCGAGTGGGTGACGAAGAAGTTTCAACTCCCAATGAATTTTATAGTGCCATTCAAAGTTATATAAATGACGAAACTGAAGCTGTTTTACTTCGTGTAAATCGGCAAGGTAGAAACGTTTTTATTGCAATTGAATTGCAGTAA
- a CDS encoding DnaJ C-terminal domain-containing protein, with translation MEYKDYYKILGVSRSASQDEIKKKYRKLAAKYHPDKNPDNPKAEDKFKEVGEAYEVLKDPEKRKLYDKVGSDWKRYQQAGASADDFNWGQYARGGGGQRINMDDIFGGGRSGGGSPFSSFFETIFGGGDPFAGRQSQARQYQSNARTAAPQRGQDTKAEIDIDLKDAMTGIEKQFRVNGERVKIKIPAGIESGKRLKLKGKGLPSQTGGTKGDLYLTVNVIEPEGFERRGSDIHQKVPLNLYTAVLGGELTAQTLNGKIKLNIPPETQNGKIFRLAGRGLPPFKKSGKKGDYYLKTEIVIPENLTPKEKELFKKLAEERKN, from the coding sequence ATGGAGTACAAAGATTATTATAAAATTTTAGGAGTTTCCAGAAGTGCTTCCCAGGACGAGATTAAAAAAAAGTATCGGAAGCTGGCGGCGAAATACCATCCCGATAAAAATCCGGACAATCCAAAAGCCGAGGATAAATTCAAGGAAGTTGGCGAAGCTTACGAAGTGCTGAAAGATCCTGAGAAACGCAAACTTTATGATAAAGTTGGCTCCGACTGGAAACGGTATCAACAGGCGGGCGCCAGTGCCGATGATTTTAACTGGGGCCAATATGCCAGAGGCGGCGGTGGCCAGCGGATTAATATGGATGATATTTTTGGTGGAGGCCGATCTGGCGGAGGCAGCCCATTCTCCAGCTTTTTTGAAACCATTTTTGGAGGTGGAGATCCTTTTGCCGGCAGACAGTCTCAGGCTCGCCAATATCAAAGCAATGCACGAACAGCTGCTCCCCAAAGGGGCCAAGATACAAAGGCCGAGATTGACATAGATTTGAAAGACGCCATGACCGGTATTGAAAAGCAATTCCGTGTAAATGGCGAAAGGGTTAAAATCAAAATTCCTGCTGGCATTGAAAGTGGTAAGCGATTGAAGCTCAAAGGAAAAGGGTTGCCGTCACAAACGGGAGGAACAAAAGGTGATTTATACCTGACGGTGAATGTAATTGAGCCTGAGGGCTTTGAACGCAGAGGAAGTGATATTCATCAAAAAGTACCCTTAAACCTTTATACGGCTGTTCTGGGAGGCGAGCTGACGGCTCAAACTTTGAATGGAAAAATCAAATTAAACATCCCGCCGGAAACTCAAAATGGAAAGATATTTCGTTTGGCCGGACGAGGTCTGCCTCCATTCAAAAAATCCGGAAAGAAAGGCGACTATTATCTCAAAACCGAGATCGTAATTCCCGAGAATCTCACCCCAAAAGAGAAGGAACTTTTTAAGAAGTTGGCTGAAGAACGTAAAAACTAA
- a CDS encoding S1/P1 nuclease encodes MNFLISLLLITGFLLNTHESERWGQIGHYVTGEIAEQHLNEHAKKRVQDLLDSSMPMSAVWMDDIRSDSSYDFDTWHYVTIPDGEKYDRSLQPESGDIIWALETLISELKAGGLSEEEELEKLKLVIHMIGDIHQPLHVGTGEDRGGNDVRLQWFGENSNLHAVWDSGMIDSIQMSYSEIAEELNVVSPEQVEEWQSATVREWAYESMEYRDEVYDLPDNMRISYEYRYFKKDIAFKRLLQAGVRMAGVLNEIYGE; translated from the coding sequence ATGAATTTTTTGATATCACTACTACTCATCACAGGCTTTTTATTGAATACACACGAATCAGAGCGCTGGGGACAAATCGGCCATTATGTAACCGGCGAAATTGCAGAACAACATTTAAACGAGCACGCCAAAAAACGGGTCCAGGATCTTCTTGACAGTTCTATGCCTATGTCTGCGGTTTGGATGGACGACATTCGTTCAGATAGCAGCTATGATTTTGATACTTGGCATTACGTTACCATTCCCGATGGCGAAAAGTACGATCGCAGCCTGCAACCAGAAAGCGGTGATATTATCTGGGCATTGGAAACACTCATTTCTGAATTAAAAGCCGGCGGACTTTCAGAAGAAGAAGAACTGGAAAAGTTGAAGTTAGTAATACATATGATCGGAGACATCCACCAACCACTGCATGTGGGAACCGGTGAAGATCGTGGTGGAAATGACGTTCGGCTCCAATGGTTTGGAGAGAACAGCAACCTGCATGCCGTTTGGGATAGCGGCATGATTGATTCCATTCAAATGAGTTATTCAGAGATCGCTGAAGAGTTAAACGTGGTTTCTCCGGAACAGGTTGAGGAGTGGCAAAGTGCCACCGTTCGCGAGTGGGCATACGAATCCATGGAATACAGGGATGAAGTTTATGACTTGCCCGATAACATGCGAATTAGCTACGAATACCGGTATTTCAAAAAAGACATTGCTTTCAAACGATTACTCCAGGCAGGTGTTCGAATGGCGGGAGTATTGAACGAAATCTACGGGGAATAA
- a CDS encoding macro domain-containing protein: MTQNKFNAIILEIKQGNIVDQPDCDAIVNAANAQLRTGGGVAGAIHTIGDPELTEETRSMAPISPGEAVISSAPNFPNKHIIHCLGPVYGKDKPEDKFLKNCYENALKIADENMITSIAFPAISTGVFGYPKKEAAKIALTTVMDLSGSFEHVLMVRFVLFGEDDYQIHKEVLKEITG; encoded by the coding sequence ATGACACAAAATAAATTCAATGCAATAATCTTAGAAATAAAACAGGGAAATATTGTTGATCAGCCCGACTGTGATGCGATTGTAAATGCAGCAAATGCTCAATTGCGAACCGGCGGAGGAGTAGCCGGTGCTATTCACACAATCGGTGATCCCGAATTAACAGAAGAGACACGAAGTATGGCTCCAATATCTCCGGGTGAAGCGGTTATTTCATCAGCACCCAATTTTCCCAATAAGCATATCATTCATTGCTTAGGTCCTGTTTATGGAAAAGACAAACCTGAGGATAAATTCTTGAAAAATTGTTATGAAAATGCTTTAAAAATAGCTGATGAAAATATGATCACATCCATTGCCTTTCCCGCCATTTCTACCGGGGTATTTGGTTATCCCAAAAAAGAAGCGGCAAAAATTGCATTAACAACAGTGATGGATCTATCGGGTAGTTTTGAACATGTGCTCATGGTCAGGTTTGTGCTCTTTGGAGAAGATGATTATCAAATCCATAAAGAAGTGTTGAAAGAAATTACGGGCTGA
- the clpB gene encoding ATP-dependent chaperone ClpB, with product MNFNKFTIKAQEAVQAGLELAQNHNHQAVEPAHILRALVSDPENVTVNILKKVGVAIPALHDRLDGIIKKFPVVKGASVSGQYLSNHTKEVFDKAQKEADDLGDEYISSEHILLGLLQAGSETATLLKDQGVQRKQILKILKDVRGSQKVDDPNAESRYQALEKYARNLNELAEKNKLDPVIGRDQEIRRVMQILSRRTKNNPVLVGEPGVGKTAIAEGLALRIVRGDVPEGLKTKQIVALDMGALVAGTKFRGEFEERLKAVVREVIDSDGELILFIDEIHTLVGAGATEGSMDAANILKPSLARGELHAIGATTLTEYRKYIEKDKALERRLQTVYVGEPSVEDTVSILRGLQERYEVHHGVRITDAAIVAAAELSHRYIADRFLPDKAIDLIDEAASRLRLQIDSMPEELDSIERQIRQLEIEREALKREKDDAKLKGNERELADLEERRSSMRAQWDLEKNLIQKTRELKQAIETARIEADKAEREGLYEKVAELRYGTITQLEKDLQNTKAELDDVQEGRSLLKEQVEAEEIADIVSRWTGIPVTKMLSSERQKLLLLEEELHKRVIGQDQAIEAVSDAVRRARAGLQDENRPIGSFMFLGSTGVGKTELARSLADFLFNDEDAMIRIDMSEYMEKHSVSRLIGAPPGYVGYDEGGQLTEAVRRKPYSVVLLDEIEKAHPDAFNILLQVLDDGRLTDNKGVTVDFTNTIVIMTSNIGSHLISDQIEKTGGEMDEEMYRTLQDELLDQLRKTIRPEFLNRIDDVVIFHPLNQKHIRSIVDIQLKRVEKMLLRNKVSLSVTDKVKDWLAKRGYDPVYGARPLKRLIQTEIVNQLAKQLIKRDDDSQHIEYEATVSKDGNRLEFAEVFSDAEAWAD from the coding sequence ATGAATTTCAATAAATTTACCATAAAAGCTCAGGAAGCCGTTCAGGCGGGGCTTGAACTTGCTCAAAATCATAATCACCAAGCGGTAGAACCGGCCCATATTTTGAGGGCATTGGTTTCTGATCCCGAGAATGTGACGGTAAACATTCTCAAAAAAGTGGGTGTTGCCATTCCCGCTTTGCATGACCGGTTGGATGGAATCATCAAGAAATTCCCGGTTGTAAAAGGCGCATCTGTTTCAGGCCAATATTTGTCGAACCATACAAAAGAAGTGTTCGACAAAGCCCAGAAAGAAGCGGATGATTTGGGTGATGAATACATCAGTTCAGAACACATTTTACTTGGATTGCTCCAGGCTGGTTCTGAAACGGCTACGCTTTTAAAAGACCAGGGAGTTCAGAGAAAACAGATTTTAAAGATTCTCAAAGATGTTCGGGGCTCTCAAAAAGTGGATGACCCCAACGCAGAAAGCCGTTACCAGGCTCTCGAAAAATATGCCCGAAATCTCAATGAATTGGCTGAAAAGAATAAGCTTGATCCGGTTATTGGGCGTGACCAGGAAATTCGCCGCGTTATGCAAATTCTTTCTCGGCGGACCAAAAACAATCCTGTTTTGGTTGGGGAACCGGGTGTTGGTAAAACAGCGATTGCCGAGGGATTGGCACTGCGGATTGTACGCGGTGACGTGCCCGAAGGCCTGAAAACCAAGCAAATCGTTGCGCTCGATATGGGCGCTCTGGTCGCCGGTACCAAATTCCGTGGAGAATTTGAAGAACGCCTGAAGGCCGTTGTCCGCGAGGTCATTGACTCTGACGGCGAACTGATTCTTTTCATCGACGAAATTCACACACTTGTCGGAGCCGGTGCTACAGAAGGTTCAATGGATGCAGCCAATATCCTGAAACCGTCGTTGGCCAGGGGAGAACTGCATGCTATCGGGGCAACAACTCTCACCGAATACAGGAAGTATATTGAAAAAGACAAAGCGCTTGAACGGCGTTTGCAAACGGTTTATGTAGGCGAGCCCTCTGTTGAGGACACGGTTTCTATTTTGAGAGGATTGCAGGAGCGTTATGAAGTACATCATGGAGTTCGGATTACCGATGCCGCCATTGTAGCTGCTGCTGAACTTTCTCACCGTTACATTGCGGATCGCTTTCTTCCGGATAAAGCCATTGACTTGATTGATGAAGCGGCCTCGAGACTTCGATTACAGATCGATTCAATGCCGGAAGAACTCGATAGCATTGAACGGCAAATTCGTCAGCTTGAGATTGAACGTGAGGCCCTGAAGCGTGAGAAAGATGATGCCAAGCTCAAGGGCAATGAAAGAGAGCTGGCCGATCTTGAGGAAAGAAGAAGTTCGATGCGGGCACAGTGGGACTTGGAAAAGAACCTGATCCAAAAAACACGTGAACTCAAGCAAGCCATCGAAACAGCCAGAATAGAGGCCGACAAAGCTGAAAGAGAAGGTTTGTACGAAAAAGTGGCTGAGTTGAGATACGGAACCATTACTCAGCTTGAGAAAGATTTGCAGAACACAAAGGCCGAACTTGACGACGTTCAGGAGGGCCGTTCATTACTCAAAGAACAGGTTGAGGCGGAAGAGATTGCCGATATCGTTTCACGCTGGACTGGAATTCCGGTGACTAAAATGCTATCCAGCGAACGGCAAAAATTACTGCTGCTCGAAGAAGAACTTCACAAACGGGTGATTGGTCAAGACCAGGCTATCGAAGCCGTTTCAGATGCTGTTCGCCGTGCTCGTGCAGGACTGCAGGATGAGAACCGTCCGATTGGTTCGTTCATGTTTCTCGGCTCAACCGGTGTTGGTAAAACCGAATTGGCAAGGTCTCTGGCGGATTTTCTCTTCAATGATGAAGATGCCATGATACGGATCGACATGAGTGAATATATGGAAAAACACAGTGTGAGCCGATTGATTGGCGCACCTCCGGGATATGTTGGATACGACGAAGGCGGTCAGTTGACAGAAGCCGTTCGAAGAAAACCGTATTCGGTGGTGCTGTTGGATGAAATCGAGAAAGCTCATCCGGATGCATTCAACATTTTATTGCAGGTTCTGGATGACGGGAGGTTAACCGATAACAAAGGCGTGACAGTCGATTTCACGAATACCATTGTGATTATGACGAGTAACATCGGTTCTCATTTGATTTCTGACCAGATCGAGAAAACCGGTGGAGAGATGGACGAGGAAATGTACAGAACTCTTCAGGATGAGTTGCTGGATCAACTGAGAAAAACCATTCGTCCAGAGTTTCTGAACCGGATTGATGATGTGGTTATTTTCCATCCGCTCAATCAAAAACACATTCGTTCTATTGTGGATATTCAGCTTAAACGCGTCGAAAAAATGCTTTTACGCAACAAAGTTTCACTTTCAGTAACCGACAAAGTGAAAGACTGGCTGGCCAAGCGTGGATACGATCCGGTTTATGGTGCACGGCCGCTCAAGCGGCTTATTCAAACCGAAATCGTTAACCAGTTAGCCAAGCAACTGATTAAGCGGGATGACGACTCACAACATATTGAGTACGAAGCAACGGTCAGCAAAGACGGAAACCGCCTCGAATTTGCAGAAGTGTTCAGCGATGCCGAAGCGTGGGCGGATTAA
- a CDS encoding DUF1761 domain-containing protein — MSELLSSLNWLSILVATVVYFVLGALWYSPVLFGNIWMKLRNLDKETMEQPNPVIYLYSVILQFIGVISLAMFITVLGVNSAGNGALIGFGAGAGFVFSLAGTTGIFTNIPMKLHFLDNGYHVVGLVLAGLVLGWW; from the coding sequence ATGTCTGAACTGCTTTCTTCTCTCAATTGGCTTTCGATACTTGTAGCAACAGTAGTGTATTTTGTTTTAGGGGCGCTTTGGTATAGCCCCGTGCTTTTTGGAAATATCTGGATGAAGCTCCGAAATCTGGATAAAGAAACCATGGAGCAACCAAATCCTGTTATTTATCTTTATTCGGTTATCCTGCAATTCATCGGGGTCATTTCCCTTGCAATGTTTATCACCGTACTTGGAGTAAACAGCGCCGGAAATGGCGCTTTAATAGGGTTTGGCGCCGGTGCTGGATTTGTTTTTTCACTTGCCGGAACAACCGGAATTTTTACCAATATCCCGATGAAGCTGCACTTTTTGGATAATGGATATCATGTTGTGGGATTGGTGTTGGCAGGCCTGGTTCTCGGGTGGTGGTAA
- a CDS encoding aminopeptidase, producing MYTQEDQQLAQKLLDHSTELESGQNIMLQLIGLNGIGLLRALVEEVRKRSANPFIKIEDPEINRVLLENGDEDFWKNQAEVDQLPLMKQMDAFVGIRAAENIYENSGVPKDANSAYSKQFLNPVHFKQRVEHTNWVVLRYPSPAFAMNAKMPTEKFRKFYYDACIFDYEKLEHAMKPLEELLRKTDIIRMKGDGTDIEFSVKGQNWIPCFGKRNIPDGELFSSPILDSVNGHITYAPSVYQGKPFEFVKLEVKNGVVVDFDSSNNTALEEILDTDEGARRFGEFSFGLNPVIEKPMYDILFDEKIYGSNHLTLGKDYAIAPNGNSSNIHWDLVCIGPDVYCDGELIREGRTFVKDELKGLNPDTLL from the coding sequence ATGTATACTCAGGAAGATCAACAACTTGCACAAAAACTTTTGGATCACAGCACCGAACTTGAATCCGGACAAAACATTATGCTTCAACTGATTGGGCTGAATGGAATCGGATTATTAAGAGCGCTGGTTGAAGAGGTGAGAAAGCGAAGCGCAAATCCATTTATTAAAATTGAAGATCCGGAAATTAACCGGGTATTACTGGAAAATGGCGATGAAGACTTCTGGAAAAACCAGGCCGAGGTTGACCAACTTCCTCTCATGAAACAGATGGACGCCTTTGTGGGAATTCGGGCGGCTGAAAATATTTATGAAAATTCTGGTGTTCCGAAGGATGCAAACAGCGCGTATTCCAAACAATTCCTGAATCCCGTTCACTTTAAGCAAAGAGTTGAGCATACAAACTGGGTGGTGTTGAGATATCCCTCACCAGCTTTTGCCATGAATGCAAAGATGCCGACTGAAAAATTCCGCAAGTTCTATTACGACGCCTGTATTTTTGATTATGAAAAACTTGAGCACGCCATGAAACCGCTCGAAGAACTGTTGCGCAAAACAGATATAATTCGAATGAAAGGAGATGGCACTGACATTGAGTTCTCCGTCAAAGGACAGAACTGGATTCCATGTTTCGGCAAGAGAAATATTCCGGATGGTGAACTATTCTCCTCCCCCATTCTCGATTCTGTGAATGGTCATATCACTTATGCCCCATCCGTTTACCAGGGAAAACCATTTGAGTTTGTGAAACTTGAGGTGAAAAACGGTGTGGTTGTAGATTTTGATTCCTCAAACAATACAGCGCTAGAAGAAATTCTGGATACCGATGAAGGCGCAAGGCGATTTGGTGAATTCAGTTTTGGTCTCAACCCGGTTATTGAAAAACCGATGTACGATATTCTGTTTGATGAAAAAATCTACGGCTCAAATCACCTTACGCTTGGAAAAGATTATGCCATTGCTCCAAACGGAAATTCCAGCAACATTCACTGGGATTTGGTCTGCATCGGTCCGGATGTTTATTGCGATGGAGAACTTATTCGTGAAGGACGAACTTTTGTAAAGGATGAACTGAAAGGACTGAATCCTGATACACTGCTTTGA
- a CDS encoding ABC transporter ATP-binding protein, which yields MIQLITENLEKRFGRKTVFSGLSIKTDTTVLGIAGMNGSGKSTLLRCLAGLMKPTTGSVKWMMNNKELERAGLKNSLGYAAPYVQLYEELTVRENLDFIIKVRSLKDNVLKDVLQPLGADKLTELHYGDLSTGQQQRIKLAAAIIHDPEILMLDEPGSNLDEAGKDVVKDLVEKFSSRNRMVLIASNQKEELALCNEIIELSKS from the coding sequence ATGATACAATTGATTACAGAAAACCTTGAAAAAAGATTCGGCAGAAAGACCGTGTTCTCCGGCCTTTCCATAAAAACAGACACCACCGTACTGGGAATTGCCGGAATGAACGGCTCGGGAAAATCTACTCTTTTGAGATGCCTGGCCGGTCTGATGAAACCCACAACCGGTTCTGTTAAATGGATGATGAATAACAAGGAACTTGAACGAGCGGGCTTAAAGAATTCTCTCGGTTATGCAGCTCCATATGTACAGTTGTATGAGGAATTGACCGTTCGTGAAAATCTCGATTTCATCATAAAAGTTCGCTCTTTGAAGGATAACGTATTGAAAGATGTTCTGCAGCCGTTAGGAGCCGATAAACTCACTGAACTTCATTATGGAGACTTGTCAACCGGTCAGCAGCAACGAATTAAGCTGGCGGCGGCAATTATTCATGATCCTGAAATTTTAATGCTGGATGAGCCCGGATCAAACCTGGATGAAGCAGGGAAAGATGTGGTTAAAGATCTTGTGGAAAAATTCAGCAGCCGAAACCGAATGGTGCTGATTGCCTCCAACCAAAAAGAGGAGCTTGCACTCTGTAACGAAATTATAGAACTGTCAAAATCATAA